CCCGGTCCCCGGGCAGTTTGGCGACCAGCGGCACCCCGTAGCGGTGGAAGGAGCCGGCCCCGCCCTCGGTCCACACCTCGGCCTCCGGCCCGGTGCCGACCACCACGACCAGCTGCGGCCCGGCCGCGACCAGCGCCGCCAGCGCCTCGTCACAGGCGGCGCGCAGCGCGTCCAGCTCGGCGGCCGCCCCGGCGGCGACCTCGGGGACGAGCAGCGGCGGACAGGGGCACACGGCGGCGGCTACCAGCATGTGGATCACTCTAACCAACACGAACGGCGGCCCGGCAGGACTGGGAAGTCCCACCGGGCCGCCGTCACACGCAGCGCGTCAGCGGTTCAGCAGCGCCGTCAGTCCCCGCAGCAGGCCCCGCCCGCCGGCGCGGCGAGCGGCAGGGCCGCCGGGGCCCCGATGGACGGCAGGCCGAGCATGACGCCCGTCGAGCCACCGGCCGCCGGCTTGGCGGCGGGCTTGGCCTGGCGCTTCTCCCAGGCGTCGCCGGCCCGGGTGCGGCGCACCGCGAGCACCGGGCCCTCGGCGAGCAGGTGGTGCGGGGCGGCGTAGGTGATCTCGACGGTCACCATGTCGCCCGGGCGCACCGGCTCCTCGGGCTTGCTGAAGTGCACCAGCCGGTTGTCGGGGGCGCGGCCGGAGAGGCGCCGGGTCTGGTCGTCCTTCTTGCCCTCGCCCTCGGCGACCAGGATCTCCAGGGTGCGGCCGACCTGCTTCTTGTTCTCCTCCCAGGAGATCTCCTCCTGGAGGGCGATCAGCCGGTCGTAGCGGGCCTGCACGACCTCCTTCGGCACCTGGTCCGCCATCTCGGCGGCGGGGGTGCCGGGGCGCTTGGAGTACTGGAAGGTGAAGGCGTTGGTGAAGCGGGCCTCGCGGACGACGTGCATCGTCTCCTCGAAGTCCTCCTCGGTCTCGCCGGGGAAGCCCACGATGATGTCGGTGGAGATCGCCGCGTCCGGCATCGCCTCGCGGACCTTGCGGATGATCCCGAGGAAACGCTCCTGCCGGTAGGAGCGGCGCATCGCCTTGAGCACCCGGTCCGAGCCGGACTGCAGCGGCATGTGCAGCTGGTGCATCACGGCGGGGGTCTCGGCCATCGCGGTGATCACGTC
The genomic region above belongs to Streptomyces sp. 1331.2 and contains:
- the miaB gene encoding tRNA (N6-isopentenyl adenosine(37)-C2)-methylthiotransferase MiaB, producing the protein MSGESGLKSYKVVTHGCQMNVHDSERLSGLLEEAGYVKAGPEGDPDLVVFNTCAVRENADNKLYGNLGQLAPVKGRHKGMQIAVGGCLAQKDRDTIVQRAPWVDVVFGTHNIGHLPALLERAAIERKAQVEILESLETFPSTLPTRRESAYAAWVSISVGCNNTCTFCIVPALRGKEEDRRPGDVLAEIEALVDEGVIEVTLLGQNVNAYGSDLGDREAFSKLLRAAGQVEGLERIRFTSPHPRDFTDDVITAMAETPAVMHQLHMPLQSGSDRVLKAMRRSYRQERFLGIIRKVREAMPDAAISTDIIVGFPGETEEDFEETMHVVREARFTNAFTFQYSKRPGTPAAEMADQVPKEVVQARYDRLIALQEEISWEENKKQVGRTLEILVAEGEGKKDDQTRRLSGRAPDNRLVHFSKPEEPVRPGDMVTVEITYAAPHHLLAEGPVLAVRRTRAGDAWEKRQAKPAAKPAAGGSTGVMLGLPSIGAPAALPLAAPAGGACCGD